A stretch of the Buchananella sp. 14KM1171 genome encodes the following:
- the purU gene encoding formyltetrahydrofolate deformylase produces MTVSHPTLVLTLSCPDGPGIVHAVTGLIAGYGGNIVQSQQFGDPDTGRFFMRVEIENTSREAIDAGMLGLVERFGMDYKLVAQGQPVRTILMVSKEGHCLTDLLFRHRSQGLDIDPVAVIGNHTDLAPIAEFYGVPFHHIPVSKETKAAAEDQLLALVKELDAQLVVLARYMQVLSDRVCEELAGNVINIHHSFLPSFKGARPYAQAHDRGVKIIGATAHYVTADLDEGPIIEQDVARVTHADSVAELVSIGQDVERRVLAQAVKWHCESRVLLNGNRTVVFA; encoded by the coding sequence ATGACCGTTTCCCACCCCACCCTTGTTCTCACGCTCTCTTGCCCCGATGGCCCCGGCATCGTTCACGCCGTCACGGGCCTGATCGCCGGCTACGGCGGCAACATCGTGCAGTCGCAGCAGTTCGGCGACCCGGACACGGGCCGTTTCTTCATGCGCGTGGAGATCGAGAACACCTCCCGGGAGGCCATTGACGCCGGCATGCTGGGCCTGGTGGAGCGCTTCGGCATGGACTACAAGCTGGTGGCCCAGGGCCAGCCGGTTCGTACGATCCTCATGGTGTCCAAGGAGGGGCACTGCCTGACCGACCTGTTGTTCCGGCACCGCTCGCAGGGCCTGGACATCGACCCGGTGGCGGTGATCGGCAACCACACCGACCTGGCCCCGATCGCCGAGTTCTACGGCGTGCCCTTCCACCACATCCCGGTGAGCAAGGAGACGAAGGCCGCCGCCGAGGACCAGCTGCTTGCCCTGGTGAAGGAACTGGACGCGCAGCTGGTGGTGCTGGCCCGCTACATGCAGGTGCTGTCCGACCGCGTCTGCGAGGAGCTGGCCGGCAACGTCATCAACATCCACCACTCCTTCCTGCCGTCCTTCAAGGGCGCCCGCCCCTACGCGCAGGCCCACGACCGGGGCGTGAAGATCATCGGCGCCACCGCCCACTACGTCACCGCCGACCTCGACGAGGGCCCGATCATCGAGCAGGACGTCGCCCGCGTGACCCACGCCGACTCTGTGGCCGAGCTCGTTTCCATCGGCCAGGACGTCGAGCGCCGGGTGCTGGCCCAGGCCGTGAAGTGGCACTGCGAGTCCCGCGTGCTGCTCAACGGCAACCGCACCGTGGTCTTCGCCTAG
- a CDS encoding GNAT family N-acetyltransferase: protein MDMQTAPLTVSDAGEVLTLRRAAYVSQAQHTGDPYIPELMESLADVQADFTRPGVVVIGARDAGRLIGTIKVEVDGARATLSRFAVAPDRRGEGIGQQLLLSIVPHVSSGVSEVAIETGSGAVAAGELVSDRGSLGSLARAFIARIQPHLEAGSEKTD from the coding sequence ATGGACATGCAGACAGCTCCCCTCACCGTCAGCGACGCCGGCGAGGTGCTCACCCTCCGCCGGGCAGCCTACGTCTCCCAAGCCCAGCACACCGGGGACCCCTACATCCCCGAGCTCATGGAGAGCCTGGCCGACGTCCAGGCGGACTTCACCCGCCCCGGCGTGGTGGTGATCGGCGCCCGCGACGCCGGCCGACTCATTGGCACCATCAAGGTGGAGGTCGACGGCGCGCGCGCCACCCTGTCTCGCTTCGCCGTCGCGCCGGACCGGCGCGGCGAGGGCATCGGGCAGCAGCTGCTGCTCTCGATTGTCCCCCACGTCTCCTCCGGCGTCTCCGAGGTTGCCATCGAGACCGGCAGCGGCGCCGTGGCCGCCGGCGAGCTGGTCAGCGACCGGGGCAGCCTGGGCAGCCTGGCCCGCGCGTTCATCGCCCGCATCCAGCCCCACCTGGAGGCGGGCTCCGAGAAGACTGACTGA